TCAATTAGGTTATTCTCTTTTTAAAAATCATCTAAATTAtcatctccctctctctctctctaattttttttcctttaaaagcAGCCAATATCAACGGCTCTTCCCCACTCTGGCAGTGACATCTCGTCCCCATTCCTGCAACAGCATCTCCAACAAGGTCGAAAACTCCTTAAGTATTTCCAGAGGTATGATGGTCACTTATTAGTTTTTTTCCCtcccttttcctttgaaaaattgtcTAGAATTACTAGTGTAGATTCTTGAAGTTGGGTTGGAATGAATTTTTGTGAgttgcttttgttttagtttgttcTTACCTGATTAGGGTTACATTTGATTTGATTGACGCTAATGAATTAATTTGGCTGCTGAGTTTTGGGGGTTTTACCATTCTTGACTGACAAATTAATATGCGCAAGCTGCGAGGGATGGATTCTGATGTAGTTCCAGCAGCATTGGTACAAGATGATTTGGCTGGTTGATTTTTGTATGTCAACTTCACATTCTTTTGGGGTACTTAAGGACACTATCTTAGAGTTTAAAAGTTTATTTGGTATTTGACCTAATTTTCAAGAATATAATGTGTTTCTTGCTGTGTCTATGAGGAGTTAAGAAGCGACCTTTGTTCTATTTTTCGGATGCCTAGAGGTTCCTTGAGGTTTTTAGACTGCAAATTTTCTAGAGCAGTGTTGGATAAGGTTCAGAATCTTTGTTTACTTTATTTAGGCACAATCACTTGGACAGAGGAGGTTCAGTGGTGGTGCAAACATTGCAGCACAAACTCCTTTGGTCACATAGTTAAAAGGCTTGCTTTTCCTATAACAATCTACTTTCTTTGGCAGGCAAGGAACAAGTGTATTTTTCAGCATCTGAAACCTCAACTGTAGGTGTAGTTGCTGCTGTAACTAGTATTTAGTGCCATGCAGTTGCCTGTTGCTTCCTAGAGTAAGATTCCACACACTAAAGAAACTGAGAGTTGGCAATAGATTGGGGCTTTAGATCATAGCTGTTttctttgtgtgtgtgtgtgtgagaatCTACAGCAAGATATAGAGGAGAACATATTATGAGGCTTCGACTGATTAGGCCCTGATTATTAGTTGCATATGTGTGCAAATAATGGAATTCCATGATTTCAAGTTCCAATTTCATCAACCTGCACTTAAGACCAAATCAAATCCAGACCCTAAACTTAACGTCACCACCAAATCCTCCAAAATGCAAGTCGAATCTTCAATACAGACTTAGACACCTGTCAAATATATTGAAGTACAAGTTATCAgaaaattttgtgtattttgaaaTATGCAGAAAGGGATTTTTACTTAATTGTCCATCTTCAtgctttgctttcttttgttcaAATGGAAAAAATGTTAACACAAATTCTTCATTATCTTTAGCTAGGAAATAAAACTAGACAGACTTTCAAGCTTTCTATGTTTACTTTAATTATTCCTTGGATAGAAATGTCAAATACATTCAATATCAATAATGCTTGGTAAATAATTTATAAATGCAGAAGTTTACCTGACCAGGATAGTTGATGTTATCTGGGCAATGTCAAATACATTCAATATCAATAATTATTCCTTGGATAGAAATGTCAAATACATTCAATATCAATAATGCCTAGTAAATAATTTATATATGCAGAAGTTTACCTGACCAGGACAGTTGATGTTATCTGGGCAATAGTTCTGGTCAATAATGATGGGGTTTTGGACATTAATCATAGTGGCATGCTGGAACAAAACATCCTTAACAAAACCGCCTACCCCATGATTTAATCCTTGCACCATTCTGTGTATTCCTGAATGTAACACTTTTTATTGTCACATTCTGTACTCCCTCTTCTTCAAAATCTTCTtcaaaatcatttatttttatgcCTGACACCTGTCGAAAATATTGAAGTACAAGGTATCAGAAAAGTACACCATGGTCTCTTTGCCCAGTTAGATAGCTAATATTCTTACATCATGGAAGGAGTACTGATATTGTCTGACTCTCTTACGGGAGAGTGACTATTAGTTCATGGCATTACTTGTGAACCAAAAAACAGAAATATTTGTAGAAGATTGGCATGAATGAGGTGATTTAAGCCTTGTGTGCATACaaaataagggaatgaaagtgGTAGAAAGTGACAAATATTCTGTTATGGGTACATGATGTATCTTTAAACTACTGGAAGATTCCATAGCTTGTCCACCGCCGGAAAAGCCATTTCACTTTCTCCTGGAATTTCCACCTTCAAATTCTTTTTATGTATCACTTCTCCCTCcatttttgtcttcttttttctttaactTAAAGCAAAGCAAAAAAACATGTTGAATTATAAGTTGTTAGTGTTGCATATAACCAAAATAATTGACAGAAATTACAACTTGAAAACTTACTTGAGTTCGGGAGTTGATAGCCAGCAACTCTATCAAGTTAGTAACAAAGTGCATGGCTGGTTAGTCTGGCTTTGctttaaataaagaaaaagcaaagcaaAAGTGAAGAAAAGAAGTGGATAATTTGTCTATGGTAAACATAAGACAGGTGGGGGTGGGACTGCACTTGTGTTAGCTCTATCAAGTTAGTAACCTATAGGGATGCTAAGTGATATTAAGCCAAACAGCAGGGTAGCTTTGAGAAATTAttccaaaatgaaaaagggataatttcagaaacctcccttgaggttttgaACAATTTCACTCGGCTCCCCTtaggtttaaaaaattacacttgcCTCTCTTGGTATAGTAAAATACCTATAATGCCCTCCACTTAGCAAACAATAAggcaataaatttacaaaatccaCAAGAAAATCTATTCTTTTGTCTCTTGTCTATTTCGCTCCTCTCGTTTCTAATTAATATAACCTCTTTTTATTATCTTCAATTTTGTAGATATTAGTGAATTGAAATTACAAAATCAACAGAGAGAGCAGATTATGTATGAAATCAGAAGGAAATGAAGAGACCCGTAATGATagagaaataaataataaaatagatGATTGAAATATGAAGAAGAACTAAAATTGTggaatttgtcatattttgtttATTGTCAAGAAAAACTTTAATAAAATGCCAATAATTACATGAGGATTTCTTTCATTGATTAGAAatttttattatgattttaCTATGAAAGTAGAATTTATTTTCTACTTTtgagatattaatatttttaacaCCATAGGAGGGTTGTAATCGCGGTTCTAAGCCAGATTAGCTTGTGTTAAAAAGGTATTTGAGCATTGATATTTAATTTTGGAGTATAATTGGTTGTCAATGGggtttgtgtgtgtgtttttttcttttttgcataGCAAGTATTGATACTgtatatgcaatttgaaattttttgaatgGCTACTTGATTTTAGAGTTTATGTTTTGATGGTTGTTAAGGATTATATTTGTTAATTTATGCAAAGTGTGAAAGACAATGATTGAGTATACTATATTGTTATTTCTTAGTTTTGAACAAATGGCAATTTAGGAATTTTGTGAGAAAATCTATCTTGTTGGACCTTCGTTGTTACTAAATAGTAAAAATAAGAGAGGTTTGTGTAATCTTTAAAATCTAAGAGGAGCTTAATGTAATTGTTAAAACCTCacgggaggtttgtgaaattatcccaataAGAAATGGAAACAGAATACAAATGACAACCACCTAGGACCACAGTCGACACGGGAGTTGGTGAAGTATGCTGTGTTTTAGACTTGGACCGGACGGATCGATCGAACTGGGAACTGGCCAGATAGCCGGTCCAATTCAGATTAAAAACACGAAAGGAATATATTCGGTAAAATCCAGTCAAAACTAAGGTCTGACAGGTGAACCGGTATAATTTATTAAACccgatttttctatttttgcctaatttttttttacagcTTCCTTGACTTTGTCTTCCATTTGACCAACTAAATAAGCgaaaaagaggcaaaaaaaaaTCTGGGAAAATAGCAAACTCGACCAAACGATATATTCTGTCTTCCCGTTTGTTTTCGTAACCCTAGCTCCTCTACCAGTCCACCGCCGCCGTAGCGCCGCTACCACCAGGCTTGTGCACCTCCTCCGGACTTCACCATCTCTGATTGCCCTGCTCCTTTGGTGTAATTTTTGGATGCCAACTTCAAGCCTCCACTGCTAGAGAGTGAAAATGAGTTGCTAGAGAGTAAGCAACAGGAGTTAGTGGAGACAATTAGTAGCTTACTTCAATCAAAACATTTTTTCCAAGTTTATAAGGTTTGCTTTAGTTGGTTTTCTGTTATTGGGAAAGTTTGAAAGTTTATCAATTGGTAAACGGATTGCAGTTAGAGATGATAGAAATTAAATTAATGTGTTTCTAATTGTTTAATGAGGTGGGATTGTGCATGTTTGAGTGGATTAATAGGTAAAGACCCATTTGAGTTTGCTATGCCAGAACGCAAATTGAACATCCAAGGCAAATTTCATAACTTCTAGTCTCTTTGGGTCAAGCTAATAACTATATTatgatctttcttttttttaaaaaaaaagaaaaaaatttattgaatctCTCTTCTTTTGGTAATCAAAATTAACCTTGCTGCTTAATGGCTTAGAGGTGGAATGTTCTATCTGTGTTGCGAAGTTTGTACTTTGTATTCCTAATCATCCATGTGCAAAAGCAGCACTGTGATCAGAAAGTATCATATATTCTGTTAAAAGCAatcttaaagaaagaaaagtgtaGGTTATGACCTTTCATATCATATCCTGGGGCTGTTTTAATAAATTCACTCCTGGCTTTTTCTTCTGTTTAGCAAGAATTTAGCACAGAAGATACACTTGTCCTCGATGATGTAGATACTTAATGAAAAAGTTTGACTAGTGCTATTCCTTATATTCTTTCCAGAGTGGGGTTAACTTAATTAATTCTTTTATGGATTGATTTAGTTGACTACAATGGCCTAATTGGGCAAGGAACAGCAAAAACACATTGCCTACAATTGTTCTAAGTATATGACCAAAGACTAAAGGTATCAACTATCAACCATAATATAATAGTTTATAATATAAAGCAGATAATTGCTATCAGTGTGTTTGGCTTTTGTagtgataattgcttctgtctCCATCTTTTATCAACCAATTTTTGCTTTTGTAGTGACCCTGGACCCCTGAGTTTGGCCAAGTTGATTCCCAGTCCGCATCTGAAAACATAGGAAGTAGGTAGTGAAAGAGTGGTAAGCCACTGACCATAAATCACCCCAAATTCCCCCCGCAACAGATCTGAGCTCATATTCTCCTTTCTTCCTTCCTCCACATTAGCAAATTCTACTTCATCTTGGTGGGTTTTTTACctttcattttccaattttaaTCTCTAACCCCCCCTAACAAAAAAACCCACCCCTAACccaaaaaaagtttaattaagcAGTAGTATTTATGAAATGGAGCTCTTTGTGGCGGTAATTGTGAATCGCAAACAGGGAGAAGAAGTCAAAACAAGCAACTCTTCCGGATTCGTAATTTGATAGTTTGGGGCGTTGAAATTAAGAAAAGTCTGGTTATTGCCGTCGTCGTCAGAGAAAGCACTAAGCAGCAGAGCAGCTTGGGGTTAATTGAATTAGAATTGATAAAAATGTCTCTAAGAATAAAGGCGGTGGTGGACAAATTTGTGCACGAGCTAAAGGAGGCTCTGGACGCGGACATACAGGACCGACTCATGAAAGAGAGGGAGATGCAGAGTTACATTGAGGAGCGGGAACGCGAGGTCGCCGAGCGTGAAGCCGCTTGGAAGGCCGAACTCTCTCGTCGTGAGGTACTTTACCCCAACCCCTCCCCCTCAACCCTCCACCGTAAACCTGTAAATCACCTTTTATTTAGCATAGCATTCCCTACTCCAAGTTCATTGTCATTTGTTGATTTGCTTTCTTTATCTCCAATTCATCATGTTTCGATTTTTCCCAATTGATTTCCCACTAATTGGTAATTGgctatatgttttttttttgtttgaaaagATGCTGCCACtatattctttcctttttaactCAATCCCGTTCTCCTTCTTTATAAATGTAGTAATAGTCTATTGGTATAGTCTAGTAGGTATTAGATTGATTGCATAGTCAGTTTCTTTGTCTGTTCCCCCTCCATTTGCTTTTGTCTTTGGGTTGATAGCAGCAGCTGTATCAGGTGGCAGGTTTGCTGGCCTTTTGATTTAATTGGGTTTCAAATGACAATGAGGATGGATTTAGGATGCTCATCTTTGGACAATTTTTTGGCTGACTGTTAATTGACAACTGGATTGGAGTGGTTTTAGAAAGCTCATTATAGTATTGAATTTGTTAAAGGGGATGTTGTAGAAAGATGCAGACTTGGAGAGGAATATACGGTGATAAGAGGACCGTTTATATGGTGATATTTTGGTGGTTGGAATGGAGATGAGTATGCTATGTTGGCACCATCACCTATAATAGTCGACTTTTGCCCCTTTTTGGTTGGTTTTTGACTGGTGTTGATGCTATATTTGAACAATTTGAACTTTAGAGTTgattgatgtacttttgttggGTATAACTCACCATGTTGCCTTAATCTGGTCAAGGCTGCTGATGAGATTTTGGCAAATGCTGCAActcagaaaaaagaaaaagaagtgagAGAGGAAAAAGCaatagaaaaatgaaagaataaCATGCATTTCATTCTGATATGAAGCAAGCTTTGCAAGTGGTTTTTATTGAAATCCTGTTTGATCCTGTAATACATGATGTTTATTGCAACATTGATTGCCAAACATGAACAAGTGGCCTGTTATGTGAGCCTTTTTTCATCATCATTTCGTTCTTTTCTGATCTTTGCTTCTAAAACTTCTAAAGATGTGGAGCCGTTTTGCTTGGAAATCTTTTATGTCCTGTTTCCCTGTCTCTTTTCCTTCCACAGAGCATTGATCAACTGCTGAACTAGTCAATAAGAGATTATATTTTGATCTTCTAAGCAGGCTTGGTTCTTGATGCTAGTAATTTGAGGctcaatttcttcttctattaCCCATCCTTTGTAAATATTCTACTAAGAAGCCTGCAATGAGGTTTTATGAGAAGCTTCACAGACGAAGCTTTGAACCTGGGTAACACTATGAATCTGGAGTCTGCATGATTTTTGGGTTGGGGCTTCGTGCAGGCAATAGTTGCTTGATTATTTCACAAACTATGCACAGGCTGAACACATGAACTCAGAGGAGCTTTGTGAATTTCTTCTACATAGGATCTGCCAGGAAACATTTTTCAAGAAGCATACTCCTTTAGTATCTATTGGATTATTCTAGTGGGTTGTAACTAAATGAGCTTGTTCTCATAGTAAACCTACTACCGATAGTCCAGTGTCAACTAATATTATCAAACAGTTTGTGAAGTGGGGGTTGCAAGAGGTTCAAAATTGTTGAAATAGGAATTTAGATTAAGGCCACTCATACTTGTTTTTCCTTCTATGAAGAATTGGACTGGTTGAGATCTTGGGAGATTCCAAGTTCAAGAAAGAGTCAAATCAAGTCTTTATGTTGACTGCTACAAAGACAGAAACATTTTTGTCCAATTATAGCAGTATTCTTTCCAGAGTCTTCCATTCCATGTCGTAATAATtttatactcttggattgccTAGGCCGATCAATTTGGACTATGATGGATTGTATGAGAGCGCATCTGTTCTTTCATTTGTCTTTCTGCACCCCTACTTCAAATCCATGTTACTTTGTCAAATTGAAGTCAATTTCATACCTTGTAGCTCAACATTTATCTCCACCACACTACGGAATTTACTATGAGAGTAGTTTTTAAGGTTTAGCATTTCTTTAAACTTCTTACTTAACGATGTTTCTATTTCAGGCGGAGATTGCCCGGCAAGAAGCTAGATTAAAACTGGAAAGAGAAAACCTTGAGAAAGAGAAAAGTGTGCTGATGGGAACTGCATCAAATCAAGATAATCAAGATGGAGCTCTTGAAATTACAGTTAGTGGAGAGAAATATCGCTGCCTTAGGTTTGCTAAAGCAAAGAAGTAGTATTCTAGGGGTTTAGGTTTATGAAATACATTAATCTTGTACATCTACGGTTTGTAAATGTTCAACCAAGGATACGAAAATGCTTGATAAAGGCCAAGTTTCATTATTTTCTCGTCTGACAGTTGATCTCTCTGATGAGAGTAACGCCACTTGGAATTACGTTTGTTGTTAAGCTGTTTCTTTTGCTGTGAAGGACATTGACGATCGTTATTCTGAACAAAGTAAATATTTCTTTTTAGATGGCGTGCAATGGCTTCTTGGTTGCTGAACTTCTTGATATTGGCGCTACATCCAAACTACCAGCTCTGGGACAGAGTCGAGGAGTGGATCTTGCCCCCAAAGAAGAACCTTTCAGTTCCACTGACTCACTCACCTCCACttttatttcttacttttcatGCTAAGTGGTCCAGACTCATTTGGGAAAAAGTTTAAGTTGGGACCAAattttatcaatataattttataaaggATATAAATTTaccattttaaaagtgaagaatgaaaaaattcatttgacgaAATATGATAAATGTTTTGAAAGATTTTTCCATAAATGTTTTGAGTCCCTGAATTGGAATGCATTTTCTTTTTGATCCAGTGGATTTATTTAGTCCCTGTTGTTAGTAGAAGATCTAATGGGGTGCTACATTTAGAATTGATTAACATGATGGTTGATGATGCGGAAACTAATACATCACTCAGTCTATGAGTGAGTCACAAATTGGGTCCATCCAAATTCTTGCCTAACTATTTAATTTTACATTTGTTTAATAGAAGACCTCCTACAAAAACAGCTTTTCTATGATGGATCTGAGGAAGAAGAGGATAACACCATGCTTGAAAAGGGAGAAATAGATGAAGCCGGATCTGCAGAGAAGACTAAATCGAAGTTCCCAAAAACAATGATACCTATGGAGGACATACTTGGGATGTGGAAACCGTGGATTTGGCTGTCAACGATCCGGGTTTGGACTCGGGCTTGGACCCACTAGTTTGGATCAGGTACGGATTGAGAAATAATCTCGTTACCTAGATTCGGACTCGTACTCATTTACTCTAACAAAAAAGTGGGTTGGATATGAAATATACGATTTTGACCAGAATCCGTTTAGCTCTCATGAACATGCTTAAATACTGTTATGAGTTAGGTGTGAAGTATGTTACAATTTACGCCTTCAACATTGACAATTTTAGAAGACGTCCTGAAGAAGTTCAGTCCACTATGCGGTTGATACTAGAGAAAATTGAAGATTTGATTGAGGAGGAGAGCATGGTCAATCAGTATGGCGTTAGGATTTACTTTCTAGGCAGTCTTAAACTTTTGAGCAAGCCGGTAAGGTTGGCTGCAGAGAGGGCCGTAGTTGCTACTTCTAGGAATTCAAAAGCTGTGCTGTCAATTTGTCTTGCCTACACTTCCTCAGATGAAATTTTGCATGCTGTTCAAGAGTGTTGTGAAGAAAAATGGGATGAAGGAAGTGCATTGGAGTCAAAAGGAGCTGGAAATGGTTTACTTTTTCTGAAAGGAAACAAGAATGACAAGAGCAAGCCTTCAATCGTAGTCAAGGATTTAGAGAAAAATATATATGCTGCGGTTGCACCTGATCCTGATATAATTATACAGACTTCAGGTGAGACTCGATTGAGTAACTTTCTTTTGTGGCAGAGCGCTAACTGTCTTTTATATGCATTTGGTTTGGGCAATCTTggtttttcaaagaaatttcGCTTATTTGAAGGAGAAAACTAAGCAATCATAAGTTAGCTGGTGAGAGTTTGTTGCTATTTTTGCAACTCATCATATGGTTTTGTTGATTGGTCTTTTAACTGATTTCcactttcatatttttttcacTGAGACAAAAACAAACAGGGGACagaattttgtttttgtgtCCCTGTGCTCAACATAGTGATGACACATTTCACAGATGTAGGGGAATATGGCATATAGTTCCTAACAGGATCAGATATAGTTCTCCATATATTGTGTTTGTGTTATTAGAATTCTGTTGTATCTTTGTTTTTGTGGCATGGGATCTATTGTACTGTGTACTTCACAAGTAGAAAGGATTTTTTCCGCTTTTCAGTTCAGCTCGGGGAAGTATTATGAAAATGTAAGAGTCCTTTacgtttctttcttattttaattgtatttttCATTGTGACTTGTTGCACATATTCTTGATGGGCGATTTGCTATGCATTGTATCCTGAAAAATTTGAAAGCAGATGGATGACACATAAAGTTTCAATTTTAGTTGCATTCTGTTATAATTCATCTTGATAGCCCTCAAAAATCTGAAAGTGCATATCTTTATTGAGTAAGATATCTTTGGAAAATACATTAAAGAACAAAGTGGTGTGGTGATCTTTATAAATGTGTGCAAAATAAACAgcatttttatttataaatcaAGAATAATGGAGATTAGGCATACTTTGGGGTTTAGCATGGTATGCTTCTTTGTTAGCATTTCTCTGATAAAGTACAGCCACTGCCGGCTTTCGCGTTTCTCTGCTGCAATCACTTGATTTTTGGTCTGTAGTTTATTAGTTTCTTGCGCTTCCTGATTATGTTACAATATTGAATTCCAAGGAAGATGCAATGAGATTAGGCATACTTTAATGGCAACTAATTTGACACCAAGGCTTTGATCCTCGAAACAAATTCAAACAAGtatcattttttatttcagaaatttcaaggtcttttttttttttaatgggttGCTGCATTACTCTGTCTTGCCTGTGTTCATTGAGCACTCGCATTTTTGTTTGTTggggtggttatctaaatttaaccactggtgaaaaccatcacctattgaacccaagatctatatgacgattattaagaaataaataaatgataaaatagcggaagcgtacctgaatccatattgataaacttgatacttgtatCCTTAGAaatttggggtggccttccaggtcaacaggtatttaccgatcctttgagagaggtcttttagtttctctctgatatctttcctgacgatgggatatcagggaagagctattttgtggtattagggaatacgacaactaaaacgatGCCTGTGacttggggaccataaccctatttataggtaacattcctgttaccttttggagccctatttcagtccatcattgaaataggaatccataagtttctacacattaAAGGGCCCACATCcaattagatacattaaacccaaactatatttgatcactttaattgggttaaatcttaattgacagtttgcaatacataattattcacatataagtccaatgttggattaaggatccaacaatctcccacttggactatatgtgtaaccttataattatgtttgcaattaaccgtatgagctcaattttactgtcattatcacaatgtatctgtaaccaattcggtccatcaattacatcaatataggatcaaagcggcctttgttacaatttcgtaactcgacccatcaatggtcacacatatcaatgcaattgaatgacatgaatcatgatgtggatgtgtagcatggaaatttcatgtaatgtgatcaaaacatgcctatttccaactggtccaccttaaattttatgagatcaaaccataccaaagttagagtgcaaataaatccaaattttatttatgcataaaatatccttaaatccttaataactgaaaaatatcataagagcatttaaaataacaaacaatAAACTCTGCACCCATAGTGGAAGATGCTATGAGggactgtttagcactcttccaggatatggcacctccagccaacaagtacacatagcctgacgttgacttcatagtatcttggcatccagcataatcggaatcagtatacccaaCGATCTCTAACTCATCTGACTTTCGATACGTGAGCATgtagtcttttgttttctgtagataccgtaagacccgtttggttgctttccaatgatctaatccaAGATTACTCAAATATCTATCCAACATCCCAGTAATGTACGCAATATCTGGACGCGTACATACTtgagcatacattagactccctactgctgagacataaggaatcttttgcatctctctttcctcaaaagcattcttgggacactgctcaagactaaatttgtctcctttagccACGGGAGTGTCACCtgatttacaattttgcatgccatattttttgagaaCCTTTTCGATATAGCCCTTTTGTGATAGTCCTAAAATACCCCGAGATCGATCCCGGTGTATTTGTATAcctaacacaaaagatgcatcaccaagatctttcatctcaaaattcttagttagaaatttcttgatttcatgcaa
This portion of the Coffea eugenioides isolate CCC68of chromosome 11, Ceug_1.0, whole genome shotgun sequence genome encodes:
- the LOC113751989 gene encoding dehydrodolichyl diphosphate synthase 6-like is translated as MRLILEKIEDLIEEESMVNQYGVRIYFLGSLKLLSKPVRLAAERAVVATSRNSKAVLSICLAYTSSDEILHAVQECCEEKWDEGSALESKGAGNGLLFLKGNKNDKSKPSIVVKDLEKNIYAAVAPDPDIIIQTSGETRLSNFLLWQSANCLLYAFGLGNLGFSKKFRLFEGEN
- the LOC113751227 gene encoding uncharacterized protein LOC113751227, with protein sequence MSLRIKAVVDKFVHELKEALDADIQDRLMKEREMQSYIEEREREVAEREAAWKAELSRREAEIARQEARLKLERENLEKEKSVLMGTASNQDNQDGALEITVSGEKYRCLRFAKAKK